gtCCTGTGCCCCTCCAGAGCAGTCCTTTCCCTACAGGGGCCCCAGCCTTTTGTCTTGGGCTCAATGCCAGGGATAGAGTAAGAGTTcccattcaggggtgcctgggtggctcagttgattaagcgtctgacttcagctcaggtcatgatctcgcagttcgtgagttcgagctccacgtcgggctctgtgctgatagcttggagcctggagcctgcttcagattgtgtctccctctctctctgccccctaccctgcttgtgctctctctctccctcaaatataaaacataaaaacattaataaaaaaagagttcCCATCCGGGTTATAACTCTTGGATGGAAAGGAAAAATCAGAACTTGGATTGGGTGTTTGGGGCTTCTGATTATAAATAatagctatattaaaaaaaattgttttgtatatGTTTACTTATATTATCTCACGTTGTTGTCCCAACCACCATGAATTGTTCTcatcaccattttatttatttatttatttgataataaaaccttttatttttttatttattaaaaaaaattttttttaatgttttatttatttttgatacagagagagacagagtatgagagggggagggtcagagagagagggagacacagaaccggaagcaggctccaggctctgagctagctgccagcacagagcctgacgcggggctcgaacccaccaacgtgagatctgacctgagccgaagccggaggcttaaccgactgagccacccaggcgccccaaaaccttttatttttttaaggtttttatttatttttgagagacagggagagacagtgcgtgcaggggagggtcagagagagagggagacacagaatccaaagcaggctccaggctctcagctagctgtcagcacagagtctgatgtggggcttgaacccatgaaccgtgtgatcatgacctaagctgaagccgacgcttaaccgactgagccacccaggcgcccttcatccccattttagagatgaggaaattgagtctcAGGGGAGAGAATCACCCAGTTAGGAAGTGTCAGGGATGGCGTTTGCCCTCTCCTCTGACTCCCGAGTACAGGCTCTTTGCTACCATGCCCAACTCTTAAGGTAGTGGTCATGAATTGTTTTTGGTCACTACCTCTCTgagaatacaataaaaacaatggatCCTCTCCCAAGAACAATGCATCTCTGTACTTACAAGTATTTTGCACGAAGCAAAATGGTCCCACCCATGGACCCTAGACTAAAGAATCTCAATGGTAATGGACTAACTAGACTTGCTAAGGGAGCATGCTCTTATGACTCTCTAGGGTCCCATGGGCCCACCGACTACCTTCCCAACTTGGCTGATTTAGACTCGTGAGTCCAGTAACTCCCAGGCTGTTTGCAGCCAATGCTCAAGGGAAATTCCTGCCAGCCCCCTTGGCAAAAACTAGGTTCCTGGAGCTtcccagaaaggaaaagcaaaccaCCTTTCCTGGAAGCCACTCTTTGATTACCATTAGAGGGTAGTGACCTAGCCAACGATGCCAGCCAGACATCCCAAAGGGTTACTACATTCCGTGTTCATAACGTTACCAGTTAATCTACTGCTCTCTTGGGGACACCTCAGCTGCCACTTCAACCCCAGTTTTGCCTGGAGATGCCTGGGCTCCGCTTTGGGTTCTAGCACCAGCTTGCTGTGGACAACCTTGGGAGAACTACCTAAGAGGCCAGTAGTTCTGAACTGGGAGTGATTTTTGCCCCCAGCCAGGAGACGTGTGTCAGTATCTGGTATTTGGCAATTGGTCGTCACCAAGTGGGTGAAGGGAGGTTGCTACTAGCATCCAGTGTGTAGAGAGAGGGGCCAGGGAACTGCCAAACACCACGTAACACGCAGAGCCACCCACCGCAACTAATTCTCTGGGCCCAGATGTGCCAATGGTGAGAAATCCTGTGGGACCATCAGATTGTGGAATGACTCTTAGCGGGGGCTGGACTGGAATCCGTGGCCTGCTGTGTGGTATCAAGCGTGTCCATTAACTTCTAAGATGCTTAGATGAGTCAGCACAGTGCTAAGGGCCTCGGTTCTGAATTCCAGCTTCACTCATCAGCTGTGGCTTTCACAGGTTCCCATACCTCCCCGAGCTTCCTTTTCTTACCCGTAAAATGACGTATTTCATAGGGATGTTGGAAGCTACTCGCAGACATTGCTTAGCACTGTGCCGGACATACAGGTGCTCAAATGTCAGCTGATGTTGCTACAACACTAGCTCCCTtgcttttcctcatctatagCATATTGCTTCCATACCCACACATTCAATGTGGATACCATTCATGGCTGAATTAGGGCCCCAAACGCCCTAAGGGCAGGACCTTAGATTTCTTTGCCTTTCTGGGGACAACAAGGAGGATGTTTAGCACTTGTGGGTTGTCCTTACTTTGCATGTAAATTCAATCCATTCTTGTTAAACTCAGTGTTTGGTCTTTACCCCTCTTTGCTAGCTGCCCTGCAGAGGAAGTTCTTAACACTGATTAGGaatattcttggtttcagtttcaCACCAAGTTTTGAGGTAAGTTGAGGTATAGGAAATTCACAAGATGGATCCCACTGGCACTCCTTTAGAAAGCATCGAATTTGTTCATCCTGTCACATTTTGCTCGGGCTACGGCTAATGGAAGCAGCAGGTGTGCACATACCCATCACTGGGCTATCAGTCCCGCGCTGGCCAAGTTGGGGAAGCCTGCTGGGCACAGGCTGAGACCACAAGATGGGCACAAGGCTCTCTGACCAATTCGTTCGTTAGTTCAACCATAAACcccaaaaaccaacaaaacaaaacaaaacccctcacCCTTTTGATCCCTACCAAGGCTAAGATTGTAAGTTCCCCAAGAACAGGGACTGTATCTCAGCTGCTTTATTCCAGAACATTTAGACACTCTAACTCTAAGAAAGGctaacagaatgaaaatgaaacttaCAAGGGGGGCTAAATGCAGCCAGGAGGCCCACCTCCCTTTCCAACGGGCTCTGCTGACTTCTTTGGGACGGTTTCCCTGTCTGTGCCACCTTAATTGTGTGGCCAAAATGAAAACGGATGGGACCACAGAGCAGTTAAAGGCCTGAGGTGGGCTCCCCACTTCTTCCACTTCCCAGCGCTGTCACGTCAGACACACATTGCGCTTCCCTCAGCCTTGGGCCCCTCATTTGCAAAACAGGTGTAACCACTGTACCTCTAATTCTAGGGTTGCTAACATAAAGGTAAAACACTCGGTGCAAATGAAGCCCCTCAGAAGTGTTACCcacctattattattataataaatttgaaGGGAAGAGAGCACCAATCGCTTAGACAAATCCATGCCTCTTCTGAAGAATGAAGGAGCCCTCCGTACATCACGGAGGTGCTACTTCTCAGCCCTGGGGAGTTCCAAACCACCAAGGGCTGACCCAACCctgcctccctgtccctcctttcCACCAAGGCCCTCCCCAGGGGCAAAGGACAGAGGCACAGGCATATGGGTTTAGAGAAACAGTTGTCTTTAATGGTAAAGCTTAGCACGCTCCAGCACCAGGCCTGGCCTGAAGTCCAAGCAGCAGGGACGGGTGGGCGACCCTCACGGAGCCTCACATGGCGAAGAGGATGAGGAAGGCAACCATCAAACAGAAGAGCCCCATGGCCTCAGACAGGGCAAAGCCCAGAATGGCGTAGGAGAAGAGCTGCTGCTTGAGAGACGGGTTCCTGCCAGGGACGGAGATCATGGCagccaggggagaggaaggggcggAGGGATGGAGGACACAGGTCAGTTAcgtggtgggggtgagggggttgCTGAAACCAAGAAAGGGTCTAGGCTGCCTATATCCTGGGCATTTGGACAGGTAAGCAGAGTACCAACGTGGTAAGCTGCAACAAGTCAGGTTGGAAACGGATTTAAATTCTGATTCAGAGATCACTGGAGAGAACAGGGGGTCACTGAAATCAACCCCAAGCTAGCGGGGGCTCTCGCTGAGGCCTCTCCCAGTAGGGGTGGTGTTTATGCTCAGAGATGCTCTAGGACACCCCCAAACTTACCTGGCATAGCCAATGATCAAACTGCCAAACACTGTTCCAATGCCGGCCCCTGAACCAGCCACACCGACCGTGGCAGCCCCGGCACCAATAAACTTGGCTGCCGTGTCGATGTCCCGGGAGACGGCACTGGTCTGGAACTCCCGTCGGGCCACCTGGAGCGGGGCGTTGCTATAGGATGGCTAGAGAGGCAAGGAGCGAAGGAGAGGGACTGAGGCCTAAGGACAGACAGGTGGCTGACTCCATCCCCTTACCTGACCTTCCTGGGCCCTGAAACTGCTGGCAAATTGCCTGGCAGGTACAGCCTGCTCGGTTTACAGAGCATGCTGGGAATTAGTCCCATTTTTCAGACAGGCCCCGGGAAACCTTGCTTTTGGAAACTTCTCACCTCTGGTGCTCACCTTGGGGTACTTAAAACTATTAGAGCACCCCTATTAAAGCCCCCTTTTGGCCCACAAGCCACTATCTTGAAGAACCCCTTTCTggggaaattaattaattaactttcaagattttattttaaagtaatctctacacccaaaaaggGAGAGGCGTGTCAAACGCACAACCTTGTGATAAAGAACCCCatgctctacggactgagccagtcaggtgccccccgGGGGAAATTTATGAGGGCCCATATGCCTTTACCTGTTGAGACGGGATCTCTGATCTACTCAAGAAGGATGCAGACACAGGCCTGATGAGATCCCTGGTACAACAGCGGATCTGTAAAGTGGGGGACACATGCTCCAAATCAtgaaagggataaagaaaaaactaaacgCTGAACAGTTGTCAGAAAGAACTACAATTACAAACAGAACAAAAGTCTAACATATTTCAAGGTCAGTTCGTGGATTCCTGCTCCTACCGGATAGGCCTGCACCGGAGACAGCTGTCCCGAGGCCCCGGGTGTAGTTAGCAGTGGCGACTTTCCCATTTAAAAGCAGGTACCAAAGTTCACTTCCACAGGCGCAGCCCTTATCGGGTATCCAGGAACGGAACAAGAACCCACACTAACATCAAGCTGGGCTTAAGAAGGGTTTGGACCCAGATCACTAAAGAATCAGAAGGAGGAAATCTTATTTTGTTGACGTGTACTCACTGTCACACTCCCTGAATGGACTGGGCCAGTAAACCTGGTGAGGCTCCTGAAACAGCCATCTAAGCAGAGCCCCCCGTAAGGAGgctttcagaaatatttcagtataatGCTGGTGGTTCTCAAACATGGCTGAACATCGGAATCACCTGGCCAAGTTCTAAAAACCACAGATGCATGGATTCTACCACCAACGGGTGTAGCCTGTCCATCAGGATTTTTGAAAGTTCCCCAGATGAGTCAAGATTAAGAATGACTGCTTCGGTGGGCTGTCTGGCTATGGCAGAGCCAGAATGGGGGTAAAGGTCATATCCAGGCTCAGATCACATTCCAAAGCCAAGGAAGCTTGGTTTACAAGGTCTAAATAAACCGGGGTTAACTGCATCACGACAGCCTCCCCAGAGAGCCACACCAACAGGATGCCAACAAGCTCCTCTCAGTTCATTCATTAAACATCGATGGCTCCCACATCTGGCGCTCCAGACCACGCCGGAGCCAAAGCTTACCAGAGCAGAAGGAATGAGAAGTGCCCCGGTGGCCTGCATTTTCTCACtctgcagaggaaaaaaagatccGTTGACAACCTAGTCGTTTGCTTATAGTGCCGACCTTCGCTCGTCCCCTTCACCCCGCCCGTCCTCCCTGGACCACGTTATTCCTTGCACCATGCCCCAGATGAGGAGGGCATTAAAGGTCAAAGGATAGCGCGAAAGGACCTGCAAAAGAAGGTCACGGAGAATTTCTGTGGAGGAAAGAGGCCCGAACCCCGGGGACGAAATGTTGCTAAAGAGGATGGTCTCCCGGGAAGGCGTTTGGAGGCAGATACTGGGTATGTGCCAAGTAGAATCTTGATCATTTTACACAGCTGTCCTCGGCCCGCCTCAGTGGGGACACTGCCGTTGGTAATAAACATGAATTGTTAAGGATATAGACACCCATCGCTTCTCCCGGACATGGGGGCAAATGCCCTTTCACACAGCCCAGCCCACACCCCTGCCAATCGCTGGCTTCCAGCCCCAAGTCACCTGCACGCCCACTGCCCCGCTGCCCCAGTTCGGATCACAGCGCTTGCCCCGCTCAAGGTGACTGGCTCACCTCGCAGCTTTAGCTCTAGGTCTCAGCGTTCAGCTCCTCCACCCACGTGTCCCGGAGTCCCCCCACTCTCATTGGCCGCAATCCTCCCGCACCCCCATTGGCTAACGTCCTCAAGTTCTCCTTTCTCGTTGGCTTTCCGCAGCTTCTTCCTCTCTCGCCACAGGAGCTTCGTGGCAGTTCCCGCCTCCATGCGGGTGAAGGCGGGGTTTTTCTCCGCTCTCTGGCTTCCGAATGGTCGGTCCCCGAAATGCTCAACCATAGAGTCGGCGGGGCTCAGAGGTTCCATAACCGCCCTCACAAAATGGCGGCCAAGGTGGAAGCTGCAGAAAAAGGCGTGGGAGAGATGACCGGACGTCTTACGCAGTTAGACACATGACCTTGGACCCGAGCCTTTATTCGGGCGCTTGGGCCTTGAGGCGCATTGTGTGTCGGGATTTGTAGTTCAATCGGAGGCCCTAAGGGCAGCTGAGATTCCGCGAGATGTCCCTCCAGAGGCCGGGAGAGCCAACGCCTTTGCAGCAATTCCCGCCCTCGTGATTTTGCTTCCACCTTGGAGAATAAAGGCCGCCCGCTGGTCTCTAAAGTTTGCTAGTGGGCCAGCGGGGTTTTGTGGGCTCTGGAAAGTTCTACAGTCCTGGACTACCagccaaattttttaaagtatatttttttgtattgtaAAAAGCAAATTCTAAGGATAAAACGCTTAATATTCCTGTAGAAAGACGAGCAAAGTATAGGTACAGGCAATCCGCTAAAGATGACATATACATGGAAGGAAAGAATGTTTAATTCCGCTAACCAAATAGTAGTTTAAGCACATCATTTGAATCTCTCGAAAGAGCAGAATTCCTTTCATCAGTGTGAGCCAAGCACCATGTTCTGTTGCCGGTCAAAGTATGTGAGTTAGGAAACCTTTACGAAAAACGTgcataggaagaaaataaaatattaatagttctGTATTATGTAGTAGGtcgatttatatttttatgagcatatttctttataatagaacaatattaaaaaactatACTAATCTGGAAAGTTGGAACTCTGGACCCTTGAGACTTAAAATAGCTTGCCAGCATAGTGTAATGGAAAGAGTGGATGACACAGAGCTCCTATGGTGGCTCTACCACGTAACTGGATTTGCATATCTCTGAGATTACCAAATCTCTCTTGGCTTTAGACTTATAAACTACCATTGATTGAAGCCTCAGCAGATGGCAAGCATTGTGTTAGCTTCCTTCAACTGTTATGTGATTTATCCTTAGGGCAATCCTATAAGTAGGTATTACTATTCTCATTATACAGATTACCGCATTTCACAAAATGTCTTTCTTCAGTTTGACGTATTGGGTTAAGAGATAAAGTCAGTATTTGAACCCAAGTCAGCCTGGGTCCAAAGCAGAAGCCTTTAACCTAATGGTTAAGGGAGTTCTTGGGCCACCTAAAACTGAGGAACATGTAACAGGGTTAatacagggtgcctgagtggctcaattgattaagtgtccgacttcaattaaaaaaaattttttttaacgttttatttatttttgatacagagagagacagagcatcagagggggaggggcagagagagagggagacacagaaccggaagtaggctccaggccctgagctagctgtcagcacagagcctgactcagggctggaacccacatatgtgagatctgacctgagccaaagtcgaagcttaactgtctgagccacccaggcgccccaagtgtctgacttcagctcaggtcatggtctccggtttgtgagttcgagccttgtgttgggctctgtgctgacagctcagagcctgaacctgcttcagattctgtctccccctctctcttcccctcccatgctcatgctgtctccctctgtctctcaataataaataaatattaaaaaaataaaattgggttaATACTgtttagaaatatgaaataaaataaatatgaggcATAGGTTGGTATTTGGTGAATGTACTCTTTCTGTTCCTACTCTAAGTTATATTTTCATGTGGATTACCTGTTTGtctacatgtttgtttgtttttcaaatacaaatttgTCATATAGCTCTACTCCAACATACACTCAAAGTTGTCAAGTTTATCCTATGACCTACTGGAAATCAGGCAGTTCAAGGTCATGTTTAGAATGTGAATTTTGGGGGTGAATTAGCAGGTTTCAAATCCTGGCACTGCTACTTAttgctgtgtgatttggggcaaggcTTTTAATCTCTTTAAGACTCAGTCTTTAtctagaatgaaatcttgtcatttgcaactatgtggatagaactagaggatgttctgctaagcgaaatgagtcagtcagagaaagacaaatatcatatgacttcactcatatgaggactttaagatacaaaacagatgaacatagggcaagggaagcaaaagaatataaaaacaggaaggggacaaaacataagagactcttacttttcttttaatttaaaaaatttttttaatatagtttatttgtatttaagacagagacagagcacaagtaggggaggggcagagagagagagagagggagagagagggagacacagaatcctaaacaggctccaggctctgagctgtctgcacagagaccgatggggggcttgaacccacaaaccatgagatcatgacctgagctgaagtcggacacttaactgagtcacccaggcgccccataagagactcttaaatatggagaacaaacaggattgttggaggggttgtgggaggtgAATGGGTTAAGTAGGTAAGGAACATTAAGgtatctactcctgaaatcattgttggaCTATATGCTAACTCAATtggatgtgaatttaaaaaaataataaatttttcaaaaagcagaaaaaaagaaataatcaaaaatcttcaagaaaagaaaaacaatagccCATCACTCTTAAAAGAGTCTTTATCTATAAAGTGAGATACACCTTTTTCAACCAAATTgtttaatttgatttgattttattgagagagaaagagcatacacatgcacatgagcaggggagagaaattctctctctcaaaaatatagaaaatcttttctttttctttttcttttttatttttgagagacagagagaggcagctcgagcaggggagggtcagagagagagggagatacagaatcccaagcaggttccaggctctaagctgtcagcacagagcccgacacggggctcgaacccacgaaccatgagatcatgacctgagctgaagctggacgcttaactgactgagccacccaggcgccccgaaaatctttttttaaaacattttttatttttgagagagaaagagagacagagcacaagcagggaaggggctgagagagagagggagacacagaatccaaagcaggctccaggctctgagctgtcagcacagagcccgacatgggacttgaactcaccaacaacaagatcatgacctgagccaaagtcggctgcttaaccaactgagctacctaggcgcccctctttttttttttaatgtttattcatttttgagagagagagaaagacagagagacagagtatgagcaggggaggagcagagggagagagagacacagaatccaaagcaggctccaggctctgtcagcacagagcctgacctggggcttgaacccacgagccatgagattgtgacctgagccaaagtcagacgcttaactaactgagccccccaggggcccctagagagagagtgagaatcttaggcagactccatgcccagcttggagccagacaaggctcaatctcacaactgagatcatgacttgagccaaaatcaaaagtcagatgcttaactgagagagccacccaggcgccaagattttaagtaatctctgcacccagtgtagGGCCgaactcacaactccgagatcaagagtcatatgctccactgactgagccagccaggtgtccctcaacaGGATTGTTATAAGGAGTGAATGAGAGAGTGTATGTGGAGGTGAtcttttaattattgaaataaaaagcacTCATAAACCAGGAGGCGGTATGTGAAGTGAAAGGTTGTTGGGAAAGCTCAAATCCGGACCCAGCATTTTGGGGTTAGACTCACTGTCTTGGAAGAGGCCAAAAACCTGTGGGACCCCCAGAGGACTGCTGTGGAGACAGAAATGCTAATGATGAGGCGGCCAAGGGCAAACATGGTAGATAAGAGGCCAGGAAGTCTCTCTTTCCGAAGGCATTTCTGACTCTCCAGACCCACCTTCTCTCAAGACCTTCGCTTTCCCTTCAAGCCCAGCTCCTCACTCTGCAggaattcaacaaacatttttgagcACAGACGAATAATACCAGTCTCCACCCTAAACAAGCACAAAACTAGCAGGAAAATAAGTAGGGAAACAAGTAATTCAAATGAATAGTGTCTTAATGGGCATTGCAAGGAAACTACCTTCAAAATACAAAGAAGGGAGAGACTAACTTAATCTGGAGAGAACCAAGAAAggtcttcttggaaaaaaaaaagatttctaggcTGAGTTTTGAGGATAAATATACGTTAACTTGATAGGCCAGgggagaggggcgcctaggtggctcagttggttaaatgtccgacttcggctcaggttatgatcttgcggtttgtgagttcgagccccgtgttgggctgtgtgctgacagctcagagcctggatggaggctgcttcagattctgtgtctccctctctctctgacccttccccactcaagctctgtctctcttgctcctaaaaataaataaacattaaaaaaatttaaaaaacaaaatataagtcaGGGGAGAGGGTGAGAATGGACGAGACTATTCCAGGCAGAGTGAACAACATGTATAAAAACCcaggaagaggggtgcctgggtggctcagttggttaagcgtctgacttcggctcaggtcatgatctcacagtccatgggttcaagccctgcatcaggctctgtgctgacagctcagagcctggagcctgcttcagattctgtgtctccctttctccctgcccctcccctgttcgctctctgtctctgtctctcaaaacaataaagacaaaaaaaaaaaaaaaccccaacccagGAAGAGTTGGGGTATCCCATCTTAGACCAGTCAGCCATAGCCCGGACACAGTGCACACATGCTTGCTGCATTTGCGTTTCTGGCAAAATGGCTAcatgaaatattctgaaaatcTCCTATCATACCTATAGATGCTGcctaaagataaaaaataacaactatatttttaaagtgcgTGCCTCGTTTTTGAcagctaaaataaaatgcattcctGATTTTATTAAGTTACCAACTTTCCACAGTCCGGAAAAAAACACCCCATCTCCTAAATGACCCAGCTGGTGATGATATATTCTGTGAAACAATAGTAACAAATATAAAAGGCAGGGGTtttaggggggaggggagaaatgaCGCATGGTGATAAATGCTGGTTTTTACATGCATAGCCGGGCTCATAAGAGGGTAAAGTCTTCAGGGACCTAAACAAGGCAGGAACATAAAATCATGGCAGTAACCATGTAATATTAAACTGCAGCAGCCATGGCTAGGAATATGGTGAGATAGAGAAAGGAGTGTCAATCGCAGGAATTAAATGGCTTGAGTTTGGATCCTTCGTGGGGACAGAAGAGTTTGGTGCCTGTGTGAGAAAGGGAGTTGGAATTGAAGTTTCCAAATAAAGCTAAGGTCCTCAAAAGGCTACTGCCTTTGAAGGGTGGAGATCCACAGGGAGGTAACAAGAAGATGTTCTACCTGTTCCTGGCTCTGGGTGagaaaaatggggcgcctgggtggctcagttggttaagcggccaactttggctcaggtcacgacgatctcacagtttgtgagttcgagccccacttgggctctgtgctgacagctcagagcctggagcctccttctgattttgtgtctccctcgctctctgcccctcacccacttgcactctttctctttctctctttccctctctcaaaagtaaataaacgttaaaaaaaaaccacgGAAAACTTTCCTGAGAATTTGTAACtacaagattattttttatgttgattttgaagTCAAATCTATACCCTAttgggtgccta
The genomic region above belongs to Suricata suricatta isolate VVHF042 chromosome 17, meerkat_22Aug2017_6uvM2_HiC, whole genome shotgun sequence and contains:
- the ATP5MC1 gene encoding ATP synthase F(0) complex subunit C1, mitochondrial, whose amino-acid sequence is MQATGALLIPSALIRCCTRDLIRPVSASFLSRSEIPSQQPSYSNAPLQVARREFQTSAVSRDIDTAAKFIGAGAATVGVAGSGAGIGTVFGSLIIGYARNPSLKQQLFSYAILGFALSEAMGLFCLMVAFLILFAM